The Brachionichthys hirsutus isolate HB-005 chromosome 11, CSIRO-AGI_Bhir_v1, whole genome shotgun sequence genome includes a window with the following:
- the ssr3 gene encoding translocon-associated protein subunit gamma, translating into MAPKTSGKQQSEEDLLLQDFSRNLSAKSTALFYGNALIVSAIPIWLFWRIWHMDLVQSAVLYAVMTLVSTYLVAFAYKNVKFVLKHKVAQKREDAVSKEVTRKLSEADNRKMSRKEKDERILWKKNEVADYEATTFSIFYNNTLFLILVIVASFFLLKNFNPTVNYILSISASSGLIALLSTGSK; encoded by the exons ATGGCTCCCAAAACCAGCGGCAAGCAGCAGTCCGAAGaagacctcctcctccaggacttCAGCAGGAACCTCTCCGCGAAGTCCACCGCTCTCTTCTACGGAAACGCGCTCATCGTTTCTGCGATCCCCATCT GGCTGTTCTGGAGGATATGGCACATGGATCTTGTCCAATCAGCGGTTCTGTATGCTGTGATGACGCTCGTCAGCACCTACCTGGTGGCCTTTGCTTATAAGAATGTCAAGTTTGTTCTCAAACACAA AGTTGCCCAGAAACGTGAGGATGCCGTTTCCAAGGAGGTAACCAGGAAGTTGTCTGAGGCAGACAACCGCAAGATGTCCCGCAAGGAGAAAGATGAGAG GATCCTGTGGAAGAAGAATGAGGTCGCAGACTACGAGGCCACCACCTTCTCCATCTTCTACAACAACACCCTCTTCTTGATTCTCGTCATCGTCGCCTCTTTCTTCTTGCTGAAGAACTTCAACCCCACCGT CAACTACATCCTGTCCATCAGCGCCTCCTCAGGCCTCATCGCTCTGCTGTCCACAGGCTCCAAGTAA
- the tiparp gene encoding protein mono-ADP-ribosyltransferase TIPARP, which translates to MDKTLHILQKPEDGVPAGISLDMSLNMDEGGGDFPEQQIVGLGNKLALVKPYFKKKQRKLDAKCLHRALEDPILTSLLRTDTLVSGDGVFVPRNQQGRGPGNLCAAAAAKQNCIGQVCLKDPGAPDHAAAGNAGVPGMMTRDGDVEIADTTAELEETERRAERAEIAGPVPDSRSTMTITPPGKDIPTAAAPQPPRQEGSVESSDLSTSGAPSPAVKERAGAEDPPPFIPQPDKGVLFRDKSEEASLDLVFELLTQLQYHTHQADPVDVCVDFLQGRCVYGSDCALHHTVLPHHWQIRRSDSQTWQSIADESQEQLERLYCNPDNEQVRLKFQGRVFTLDFGAMRVCDIDFDRVRRLSTPASPFPVSTTSPSPSCHTVWKYYCRDNFGWREYSEPVVKLIEEASSRGLKEVRFITLQNQYILNIREGFQQNAVFGFRRQIKKRPMFMSSVMLTPHLQTLGGLSSSPLPSSSSSMDLSTPHPLSPTTTNPPSLFPETWLPMSISQDFLQVPVSREDRSYRTVYSLFHKTVSETKFRIIKIQRVQNPFLWEKYKRKKEYMSRHWSEMDRLLSERHLFHGTSADVVEGICKHNFDPRVCGKHATMFGQGSYFARKAVYSHNFSKRSPKGVHCMFLAKVLTGRFTLGNPSMRRPPPINPRDPSSDLFDSCVDNWVDPQIYVIFNDDQSYPYFIIHYEEVPSTVAV; encoded by the exons ATGGACAAAACTCTGCACATCCTCCAGAAACCCGAGGACGGCGTCCCCGCTGGGATCTCCCTGGACATGAGCCTCAACatggacgagggggggggggacttcccaGAGCAGCAGATCGTCGGGCTCGGGAACAAACTCGCTCTGGTGAAACCGTATTTCaagaagaagcagaggaaaCTGGACGCCAAATGCCTCCACCGGGCCCTGGAGGACCCGATACTGACCAGCCTCCTGAGGACGGACACGCTGGTCTCCGGGGACGGCGTGTTTGTTCCTCGGAACCAGCAGGGCAGAGGTCCGGGGAACCTGTGTGCGGCGGCCGCGGCCAAGCAGAACTGCATCGGGCAGGTGTGTCTTAAAGACCCGGGAGCGCCGGACCATGCTGCGGCCGGGAACGCCGGCGTGCCGGGGATGATGACCCGGGACGGGGACGTGGAAATAGCCGATACTActgcagagctggaggagacggaGCGGCGAGCCGAGCGAGCCGAGATCGCCGGTCCGGTTCCCGACAGCCGCAGCACAATGACAATAACTCCCCCCGGGAAGGATATACCCACCGCAGCGGCCCCCCAGCCCCCTCGCCAGGAGGGGAGCGTCGAAAGCAGCGACCTCTCGACCTCTGGGGCTCCGAGCCCTGCGGTCAAAGAGCGCGCCGGCGCCGAGGACCCGCCTCCCTTCATCCCGCAGCCTGACAAAGGCGTGCTATTTCGGGACAAAAGCGAGGAGGCCTCGCTGGACCTGGTGTTCGAGCTGCTCACCcagctgcagtaccacacgcacCAGGCGGACCCGGTGGACGTCTGCGTGGACTTCCTGCAGGGCCGCTGCGTCTACGGCAGCGACTGCGCCCTGCACCACACCGTGTTGCCCCATCACTGGCAGATCCGCCGCAGCGACAGCCAGACGTGGCAGAGCATCGCCGACGAGTcccaggagcagctggagcggCTGTACTGCAACCCGGACAACGAGCAGGTCCGGCTCAAGTTCCA GGGTCGAGTGTTCACCCTGGACTTCGGGGCGATGCGGGTGTGCGACATAGATTTTGACCGCGTCAGACGTCTGTCCACCCCCGCCAGCCCGTTCCCCGTGTCCACCACGAGCCCCAGCCCCAGCTGTCACACGGTGTGGAAGTACTACTGCAGAGACAACTTCGGCTGGAGGGAATACTCCGAG ccggtGGTGAAGCTCATAGAGGAGGCGAGTTCAAGGGGTCTTAAGGAGGTGCGATTCATTACACTCCAAAACCAGTACATCCTCAACATCAGGGAGGGCTTCCAGCAGAACGCCGTGTTCGGCTTCAGGCGCCAGATCAAGAAGCGGCCCATGTTCATGTCGTCCGTGATGCTGACGCCCCACCTCCA GACTTTGGGCGGCCTTTCTTCATCCCcgcttccctcctcctcctcctccatggatCTCTCCACACCGCACCCCCTTTCGCCCACAACCACCAACCCTCCCAGCCTTTTTCCAGAAACGTGGTTGCCCATGTCGATTAGCCAAGATTTCCTGCAGGTGCCGGTCTCGCGCGAAGACCGCAGCTACCGGACTGTGTACAGCCTTTTCCACAAGACGGTATCGGAGACCAAGTTCAGGATCATCAAGATCCAGCGCGTGCAGAACCCCTTCCTCTGGGAGAAGTACAAGAG gaagAAGGAGTACATGTCGCGCCATTGGTCGGAGATGGACCGACTGCTGAGCGAGCGCCACCTTTTCCACGGGACCTCGGCCGACGTGGTCGAGGGAATCTGCAAGCACAACTTTGACCCCAGAGTCTGTGGCAAACACGCCACCATGTTCGGGCAGGGCTCCTACTTCGCCCGCAAGGCCGTCTACTCGCACAACTTCTCCAAGCGCTCGCCCAAAGGAGTCCACTGCATGTTCCTGGCCAAAGTCCTCAccggcag